A single window of Rubripirellula lacrimiformis DNA harbors:
- a CDS encoding Tex family protein translates to MATKSSAPINLSALARQIATDLGATEHQVAAAIELLQDGNTIPFIARYRKEATGGLDEVALRLIEDSLERATALAARKVTVIKSIDQQGLLTDALRRKIDACTELAALEAIYLPFKPKRRTRATIARERGLEPLAHLLLDQKRLGRSQSETLAAFVDAAKDVPDSDAALQGAMDIVAEQWSEDAEIRSWMIDQGNKQGRITSQAKRGKKDAAAEKFELYVDHQESAARIPSHRLLAMLRGEADGLLRIGVSLDDEEMLRRFKPKVIHNRDFEFHDALVRTAQDCYDRLLMPATESSMLQALKEQADEEAIEVFAKNLRELLMAAPAGPRVTIGIDPGFRTGCKVAVIDATGKFLSNRTIYPTPPKSDSAGAAKTMLELIQKYNVELVAIGNGTASRETDAFVGDLIKQHKLDITKVMVSEAGASIYSASELAGKEFPDLDITVRGAISIARRLQDPLAELVKSDPKSIGVGQYQHDVNQTKLRKCLDRIVESCVNQVGVDLNMASVPLLSHVAGIGPKLAENIVEYRDQNGRFRNRSELTKVAKLGKKAFEQAAGFLRIRGGDQPLDESAVHPECYGVVAAMAKKLGTDTKALVGNAGLSQKLQPEQFVSDRYGVPTVTDIITELAKPGRDPRSEFRAVQFNDKVNDMKDLRPDMVLEGVITNVTHFGAFIDLGVHQDGLIHISQLSDTYVSDPSDVVSVGDVMKVKVMEIDLTRKRISVTRKF, encoded by the coding sequence ATGGCAACGAAGTCATCCGCCCCCATCAACCTGTCGGCGCTCGCTCGCCAAATCGCCACCGACTTGGGGGCCACCGAACACCAGGTCGCCGCAGCGATCGAACTGCTGCAGGATGGGAATACGATTCCCTTCATCGCTCGTTACCGAAAAGAAGCAACCGGCGGACTCGACGAGGTTGCTTTGCGATTGATCGAGGATTCGCTTGAACGAGCAACGGCATTGGCGGCGCGAAAAGTGACGGTGATCAAGTCGATCGATCAACAGGGTTTGTTGACGGATGCACTGCGCCGCAAAATTGACGCCTGTACCGAATTGGCGGCGCTCGAAGCGATCTATCTGCCCTTCAAACCCAAACGACGAACCCGGGCCACGATCGCCCGTGAACGGGGATTGGAACCGTTGGCCCATTTGTTGTTGGACCAGAAACGCTTGGGCCGTTCGCAATCGGAAACCCTGGCCGCGTTCGTCGACGCCGCCAAAGACGTTCCCGATTCGGATGCTGCGCTGCAGGGAGCGATGGATATCGTGGCGGAACAGTGGTCCGAAGACGCCGAGATTCGGTCGTGGATGATCGACCAGGGCAACAAGCAAGGTCGGATCACGTCGCAAGCCAAGCGTGGAAAGAAAGACGCCGCAGCCGAAAAGTTCGAACTGTACGTCGACCATCAAGAATCAGCCGCTCGGATCCCGTCGCACCGATTGTTGGCGATGCTGCGTGGGGAAGCCGATGGTTTGCTTCGCATTGGCGTGTCGTTGGACGACGAAGAAATGTTGCGTCGGTTCAAACCCAAAGTGATTCACAACCGCGACTTCGAATTTCACGATGCGTTGGTCCGCACCGCCCAGGATTGCTATGACCGTTTGCTGATGCCGGCGACCGAGTCGTCGATGTTGCAAGCGTTGAAAGAGCAAGCCGACGAAGAAGCGATCGAAGTGTTCGCAAAGAACCTTCGCGAACTGTTGATGGCTGCCCCTGCTGGACCACGCGTCACGATCGGGATTGATCCTGGATTTCGAACGGGCTGCAAGGTGGCGGTGATCGACGCGACGGGAAAATTCCTATCCAACCGCACGATCTATCCGACACCGCCAAAGTCCGACTCCGCAGGCGCGGCCAAAACGATGTTGGAATTGATCCAAAAGTACAACGTCGAATTGGTTGCGATCGGCAACGGGACTGCATCACGCGAAACCGACGCATTTGTTGGCGACCTGATCAAACAACACAAGTTGGACATCACCAAGGTGATGGTCAGCGAGGCTGGGGCATCGATCTATTCGGCCAGCGAGTTGGCAGGGAAAGAGTTTCCGGACTTGGACATCACCGTTCGCGGCGCCATCAGCATCGCCAGACGTCTGCAGGACCCGTTGGCCGAACTGGTCAAATCGGATCCCAAGTCGATCGGCGTCGGTCAGTATCAACACGATGTCAATCAAACCAAGTTGCGAAAGTGTTTGGACCGGATTGTCGAGTCCTGTGTCAATCAGGTGGGGGTGGATCTGAATATGGCCAGCGTCCCGCTGTTGTCCCACGTGGCGGGTATCGGCCCCAAATTGGCCGAGAACATCGTCGAGTACCGTGACCAGAACGGACGTTTTCGCAACCGCAGCGAATTGACCAAGGTCGCCAAGCTAGGCAAGAAAGCTTTCGAACAAGCGGCTGGTTTTTTGCGGATCCGCGGTGGCGATCAACCGCTGGATGAATCGGCGGTCCATCCCGAATGTTACGGCGTCGTCGCAGCGATGGCCAAAAAACTTGGCACCGACACCAAGGCGTTGGTCGGCAATGCAGGTCTAAGCCAGAAACTTCAACCGGAACAGTTCGTAAGTGATCGCTATGGCGTGCCAACCGTGACCGACATCATTACGGAATTGGCGAAGCCGGGGCGGGATCCGCGAAGCGAGTTTCGGGCAGTCCAGTTCAATGACAAGGTCAACGACATGAAGGACCTGCGACCCGACATGGTGCTGGAAGGCGTGATCACCAACGTGACCCACTTTGGTGCCTTCATCGATCTGGGCGTGCACCAAGACGGGCTGATCCATATTTCGCAGTTGTCGGATACCTACGTCAGTGATCCCAGTGACGTGGTTTCCGTCGGCGACGTTATGAAAGTGAAGGTGATGGAGATCGACCTGACACGCAAGCGAATCTCGGTAACGCGGAAATTCTAA